In the genome of Ensifer adhaerens, one region contains:
- a CDS encoding 5-methyltetrahydrofolate--homocysteine methyltransferase, with protein sequence MTTANPLQALLSEKGVLMADGATGTNLFAMGLEAGEAPELWNEAKPENITKLHQDFVDAGADIILTNSFGGTRQRLKLHKAEGRVFELNKKAAEIARAVADKAGRKVIVAGSVGPTGELLVPLGAMTYEDAVAAFKEQMEGLKAGGIDIAWIETMSSPDEIRAAAEAAIALDLPYVYTGSFDTAGKTMMGLNPKDMPQVADSLADKPVAFGANCGVGAADILSSLLDMTAADPNAVVVVKGNCGIPEYRGAEIYYSGTPELMAEYAHLAIDAGARIIGGCCGTSCDHLRSIRSAIDSHTKGPRPTVDDVVTRIGPLRNKTAAESGGSGERRRRRG encoded by the coding sequence ATGACAACTGCAAATCCGCTCCAGGCGCTGCTCTCCGAAAAGGGCGTACTCATGGCCGATGGCGCCACGGGCACCAATCTCTTCGCGATGGGCCTTGAGGCCGGCGAAGCGCCGGAACTTTGGAACGAGGCAAAGCCGGAGAACATCACGAAGCTTCACCAGGACTTCGTGGACGCCGGCGCGGATATCATCCTCACCAATTCCTTCGGCGGAACCCGCCAGCGCCTGAAGCTGCACAAGGCGGAAGGCCGCGTTTTCGAGCTGAACAAGAAGGCTGCCGAAATCGCCCGCGCCGTCGCCGACAAGGCGGGCCGCAAGGTGATCGTGGCCGGCTCCGTCGGACCGACCGGCGAACTTCTGGTTCCGCTTGGCGCCATGACCTATGAAGACGCGGTCGCCGCCTTCAAGGAACAGATGGAAGGCCTCAAGGCCGGCGGAATCGACATCGCGTGGATCGAGACCATGTCCTCGCCAGACGAAATTCGCGCCGCCGCCGAAGCCGCGATCGCACTCGACCTGCCTTACGTTTACACCGGCTCGTTCGACACGGCCGGCAAGACCATGATGGGCTTGAACCCGAAGGACATGCCGCAGGTGGCTGACAGTCTAGCTGACAAGCCGGTCGCCTTCGGCGCCAATTGCGGCGTGGGTGCTGCCGACATCCTGTCCTCGCTCCTCGACATGACGGCAGCCGATCCGAATGCTGTCGTCGTCGTCAAGGGCAATTGTGGCATTCCGGAATATCGCGGCGCGGAAATCTACTACTCCGGCACGCCCGAACTGATGGCCGAATATGCGCATCTGGCCATCGACGCCGGCGCGCGCATCATCGGCGGCTGCTGCGGCACGTCCTGCGATCACCTGCGCTCGATCCGCAGCGCTATCGACAGCCACACCAAGGGCCCGCGCCCGACCGTGGACGACGTCGTCACCCGCATCGGCCCGCTGCGCAACAAAACGGCCGCCGAAAGCGGTGGCAGCGGTGAACGCCGCCGTCGTCGCGGCTGA
- a CDS encoding adenosylcobyric acid synthase (glutamine-hydrolysing): MTKTIMLQGTGSDVGKTVLVAGLCRIAANRGLKVSPFKPQNMSNNAAVSDDGGEIGRAQWLQAMGSRVPSSVHMNPVLLKPQSENGSQIIVQGKVFGQAKGRDYQRLKPQLLGAVLDSFQMVKAGADLVIVEGAGSPAEINLRAGDIANMGFATAAKVPVVLVGDIDRGGVIASLVGTHAILSDEDRATITGYLINKFRGDVTLFDDGIRQIEGFTGWPCFGVVPWLKSTSRLPAEDSVVLERLVSKGQGALKVAVPMLPRIANFDDLDPLAVEEQVELVFVKPGEALPSDAGLVVLPGSKSTIGDLKALRTNGWDRDLLAHRRRGGRVIGICGGYQMLGTRITDPLGLEGEEREIAGLGLLDVETEMAPEKTVRNSSARSLEYDAPLTGYEIHLGVTQGVDCSRPSVSIDNRADGAISSDGRVMGTYLHGLFGSDAYRRALLASFGVEGSAQSYRQTVDQALDQVAEELEAVLDKDWLASLLD; the protein is encoded by the coding sequence ATGACCAAGACCATTATGCTTCAGGGTACCGGCTCGGATGTCGGCAAAACCGTGCTCGTTGCCGGGCTGTGCCGGATCGCGGCCAATCGCGGGCTGAAGGTCAGTCCGTTCAAGCCGCAGAACATGTCCAATAATGCCGCCGTCTCGGACGATGGCGGGGAGATTGGCCGCGCACAATGGCTTCAGGCCATGGGCTCGCGGGTTCCGTCGTCCGTTCACATGAACCCGGTCCTGTTGAAGCCGCAGTCCGAAAACGGCAGCCAGATCATTGTTCAGGGGAAGGTCTTCGGGCAGGCCAAAGGCCGCGATTACCAGCGACTGAAGCCGCAATTGCTGGGCGCGGTGCTTGACAGCTTCCAGATGGTGAAGGCTGGCGCGGACCTCGTGATCGTCGAGGGTGCGGGTTCGCCGGCCGAAATCAATCTCCGGGCCGGCGATATTGCCAATATGGGATTTGCGACGGCGGCGAAGGTTCCAGTCGTGCTGGTCGGGGATATCGACCGGGGTGGGGTGATCGCTTCGCTGGTCGGCACCCATGCGATCCTGTCGGATGAGGATCGGGCGACGATCACGGGATACCTGATCAACAAGTTTCGCGGCGATGTTACCCTTTTCGATGATGGTATTCGCCAGATCGAAGGATTCACCGGCTGGCCCTGTTTCGGCGTCGTGCCCTGGCTGAAGTCCACATCGCGCTTGCCGGCGGAGGATTCAGTCGTCCTGGAACGGCTGGTCTCAAAGGGGCAAGGTGCGCTGAAGGTGGCGGTGCCCATGTTGCCGCGGATCGCCAATTTCGACGATCTCGATCCGCTTGCGGTGGAGGAGCAGGTGGAGCTTGTTTTCGTCAAGCCGGGCGAGGCCCTGCCGTCCGATGCCGGGCTTGTCGTGCTTCCGGGCTCCAAGTCGACCATCGGCGACCTTAAGGCCTTGCGAACGAATGGTTGGGATCGCGATCTCCTGGCGCATCGCCGACGCGGCGGCCGCGTCATCGGCATTTGCGGCGGCTATCAGATGCTCGGCACCCGGATCACGGACCCGCTCGGGCTGGAAGGCGAGGAGCGGGAGATTGCGGGGCTCGGGCTTCTCGATGTCGAGACCGAGATGGCGCCGGAAAAGACGGTGCGCAATTCCTCTGCGCGCTCGCTGGAATACGATGCGCCGCTCACAGGCTATGAAATCCATCTCGGTGTAACGCAGGGCGTCGATTGCTCCCGACCTTCCGTGTCCATCGACAACCGGGCCGATGGCGCGATCTCCAGCGATGGGCGCGTGATGGGGACCTATCTGCACGGGCTTTTCGGCTCGGATGCCTACAGGCGCGCGCTTCTCGCCAGCTTCGGGGTCGAGGGCAGTGCTCAATCCTATCGCCAGACGGTCGACCAGGCACTCGATCAGGTGGCGGAGGAGCTTGAAGCGGTGCTGGACAAAGACTGGCTCGCGAGCCTCCTCGATTGA
- a CDS encoding adenosylcobinamide kinase /adenosylcobinamide-phosphate guanylyltransferase yields MTRSTFILGGARSGKSALAERLARESGLSLHYIATGQAWDQEMRDRIGQHQSRRGPEWTTVEAPIELTCAITPLDFDDNAILIDCLTLWVTNLMMAERDMDEAFDRLASAIAGAKARIFIVSNEVGLGIVPDNAMARAFRDHAGRLHQKIAAVADEVYFVAAGLPLKMKG; encoded by the coding sequence ATGACGCGCAGCACCTTCATTCTTGGCGGCGCCCGCTCGGGCAAGTCGGCACTTGCCGAAAGGCTGGCGCGTGAGAGCGGCTTGTCGCTTCACTATATCGCCACCGGTCAGGCCTGGGACCAAGAGATGCGCGACCGCATCGGTCAGCACCAGAGCCGGCGCGGACCCGAATGGACAACCGTCGAGGCACCGATCGAACTCACCTGCGCGATCACGCCGCTGGATTTTGACGACAATGCCATTCTCATCGACTGTCTGACGTTGTGGGTCACGAACCTGATGATGGCGGAGCGCGATATGGATGAGGCCTTCGACCGGCTCGCTTCCGCAATTGCTGGCGCAAAGGCGCGCATTTTCATCGTTTCCAATGAAGTCGGTCTCGGCATCGTGCCGGATAATGCCATGGCGCGCGCGTTTCGCGACCATGCCGGCCGGCTGCATCAGAAAATCGCGGCCGTGGCCGATGAAGTATATTTCGTGGCGGCCGGGCTGCCGCTCAAGATGAAGGGTTGA
- a CDS encoding cobalamin biosynthesis protein CobW, whose translation MQKIPATVITGFLGAGKTTMIRNLLSNAGGKKIALIINEFGDLGVDGEVLKGCGAENCTEDDIIELNNGCICCTVADDFIPTMEKLLERENRPDHIVIETSGLALPQPLVAAFNWPGIKTRVTVDGVVTVVDSAAVAAGRFADDHDAIDAQRAEDEGLDHESPLEELFEDQLTAADLVILNKADLLDAAGLEAVREVVSNATTRKPKMVVSRGGDVPASVLLGLGVGTEDDIENRKSHHELEHEGEGHDHDHDEFESFVVDYGTVADPAAFADALKGIIETHDILRLKGFADVPGKPMRLVIQAVGNRIETYFDRPWKPGEARATKLVVIGLHDEMDDAAIIEAIKGI comes from the coding sequence ATGCAAAAGATACCGGCCACCGTGATCACGGGCTTTCTGGGCGCAGGCAAGACGACGATGATCCGCAATCTGCTCTCTAACGCGGGCGGCAAGAAGATCGCGCTGATCATCAACGAATTCGGCGATCTCGGCGTCGACGGCGAGGTTCTCAAGGGCTGCGGCGCGGAAAATTGCACCGAGGACGACATCATCGAGCTCAACAACGGCTGCATCTGCTGCACCGTGGCGGACGATTTCATCCCGACGATGGAAAAGCTGCTGGAGCGGGAGAACCGGCCCGACCACATCGTCATCGAGACTTCCGGCCTTGCGCTGCCGCAGCCGCTCGTCGCCGCCTTCAACTGGCCGGGGATCAAGACGCGCGTGACCGTCGATGGTGTCGTCACCGTGGTGGACAGCGCCGCTGTCGCTGCCGGCCGCTTTGCCGACGATCATGACGCGATCGACGCGCAGCGGGCGGAAGACGAGGGGCTGGATCACGAAAGCCCGCTGGAAGAGCTGTTCGAAGACCAGCTGACGGCGGCCGATCTCGTCATCCTCAACAAGGCGGACCTGCTCGATGCGGCGGGGCTGGAAGCCGTGCGCGAGGTTGTTTCGAATGCAACTACGCGCAAGCCGAAAATGGTCGTCAGCCGCGGCGGCGACGTGCCGGCTTCAGTCTTGCTCGGCCTCGGTGTCGGCACCGAAGACGATATCGAAAACCGCAAGTCGCATCATGAACTTGAGCATGAAGGAGAGGGGCATGACCACGATCACGACGAGTTCGAGAGTTTCGTCGTTGATTACGGTACGGTGGCTGATCCGGCCGCCTTTGCCGATGCGCTGAAGGGGATTATCGAAACGCATGACATCCTGCGGCTCAAGGGCTTCGCCGACGTTCCCGGCAAGCCCATGCGTCTTGTCATCCAGGCCGTGGGCAACCGCATCGAAACCTATTTCGACCGGCCATGGAAGCCGGGCGAGGCGCGGGCGACGAAGCTTGTCGTGATCGGGCTTCATGACGAGATGGATGACGCGGCGATCATCGAGGCGATCAAGGGGATTTGA
- a CDS encoding cobaltochelatase CobN, producing MHLLLAQKGSIADGGEAVDLCQSPGDILFLSAADTELAAVAAAADGWSGPSLRLASLMSLRHLMSVDTYVERTLKHAKLVVVRALGGTGYFQYLLEAFHTAALRSGAQIAALPGDERPDPGLADYSNVSRADYAALHSYLVEGGDANARGFLDYCASMLADAERPAPATPLLKAGIWWPGHGVIGVEAWRSFSLLEGEMSRQGQRGVSSRSASEDPSLSALPTSAPQEGRVGDCGTVAICFYRALVQSGETAPVAALVAALQERGLKALPIFVSSLKDAVSQETVRHIFGEAKPDVVINATGFAVSPPGAEYRPGVLDEGGAMVLQAVFSSSSKDAWEASPQGLSARDLAMHVSLTETDGRVMTRAVSFKAAARFDERVQANIVSHVPEPGRIGFVADLAANWVRIRRKAAAERRVAIVLANYPNRDGRLGNGVGLDTPAGTVEVLKAMAAAGYPVKDVPADGDALMDFLMRGPTNAGNDGREIRETLSLSRYKAFFAKLPKAIQEAVTAKWGAPERDPYVVGDVFALPLSQLGDLAIGIQPARGYNIDPKETYHSPDLVPPHGYFAFYAWMREAFQADAVVHMGKHGNLEWLPGKALALSDTCYPEAVFGPLPQLYPFIVNDPGEGTQAKRRTSAVIIDHLTPPLTRAESYGPLKDLEALVDEYYQAAGGDPRRLTVLRKKILDLVADLGLDHDAGIAKADDADAALTKLDAWLCDLKEMQIRDGLHIFGVAPEGRLLTDLCVALARVPRGLGAGGNASLQRAIAADALSLSPLEGEMSAKPTERGILLQNGAAPPSVPDGTSPPQGGRVAAGVFDPLDCAMADLWTGPQPAILADLSSDPWRTNGDTVERIELLAAQFVSGEAACPEHWSATRTVLNEIQTRLKPSVIACGPAEIKGLLTGLDGRFVAPGPSGAPTRGRPDVLATGRNFYSVDSRAVPTQTAWELGRKSAELLITRYVQDHGDWPKSFALTAWGTSNMRTGGDDIAQALALIGVKPVWDAASLRVTGYEIIPIAQLGRPRVDVTLRISGFFRDAFPEQIALFDKAVRAVGALDEDETDNPIAARMRGEVAALAAAGLSEAEAARKAGFRVFGSKPGAYGAGLQALIDEKGWDRRGDLAESYLVWGSYAYGAGEEGAAERALFETRLSSVEAVIQNQDNREHDLLDSDDYYQFEGGMSAAVEHLKGSQPAIYHNDHSRPEKPVIRSLEEEISRVVRGRVVNPKWIAGVMRHGYKGAFEITATVDYMFAFSATTGAVKSHHFEAAYQAFIADEAVRDFMAEKNAPALKELAERFIEALDRGLWEARSNSARFELERLIGDV from the coding sequence ATGCATCTTCTTCTTGCACAAAAGGGTTCCATCGCCGATGGCGGCGAGGCGGTTGATCTTTGTCAGTCACCGGGCGATATCCTGTTCCTTTCGGCGGCCGATACCGAGCTTGCTGCGGTTGCTGCGGCGGCGGATGGATGGAGCGGGCCATCGCTGAGGCTCGCAAGCCTGATGAGCCTTCGCCATCTCATGTCTGTCGATACCTATGTCGAGCGGACGCTGAAGCATGCCAAGCTCGTTGTCGTCAGGGCGCTCGGCGGGACGGGGTATTTCCAATATCTGCTGGAGGCGTTTCATACGGCGGCCTTGCGCTCCGGCGCGCAGATTGCAGCGCTGCCGGGTGACGAGCGGCCGGACCCGGGACTTGCCGATTATTCCAATGTGTCACGCGCCGATTATGCCGCGTTGCATTCCTATCTCGTTGAAGGCGGAGACGCGAATGCGCGCGGGTTCCTGGATTACTGCGCCTCAATGCTTGCCGATGCGGAGCGGCCCGCACCGGCGACGCCGCTTCTGAAGGCGGGGATCTGGTGGCCGGGTCATGGTGTGATTGGGGTCGAGGCTTGGCGGTCATTCTCCCTCCTTGAGGGGGAGATGTCTCGTCAGGGACAGAGGGGGGTATCGTCCCGCTCTGCCTCGGAAGACCCCTCTCTGTCGGCTTTGCCGACATCTGCCCCTCAAGAAGGCAGAGTGGGAGATTGCGGCACCGTCGCGATCTGCTTCTATCGGGCGCTCGTGCAGTCTGGCGAAACTGCGCCGGTCGCCGCCCTTGTCGCGGCACTTCAAGAACGTGGCCTGAAGGCTTTGCCGATCTTTGTCTCAAGCCTCAAGGATGCCGTGAGCCAGGAAACGGTACGGCATATCTTTGGCGAGGCGAAACCCGATGTCGTGATCAATGCGACCGGCTTTGCCGTCTCGCCGCCGGGCGCCGAATATCGGCCCGGCGTGCTGGATGAGGGCGGGGCAATGGTTTTGCAGGCGGTGTTTTCCTCATCGTCTAAAGACGCGTGGGAGGCCTCGCCGCAAGGGTTATCCGCGCGTGATCTCGCCATGCATGTGTCACTGACCGAGACCGATGGCCGGGTGATGACGCGGGCGGTGTCCTTCAAGGCGGCGGCGCGGTTCGATGAGCGGGTTCAGGCCAATATCGTCTCGCATGTGCCGGAGCCGGGGCGGATCGGTTTCGTGGCGGATCTCGCGGCCAACTGGGTGCGGATTAGGCGCAAGGCGGCAGCGGAGCGGCGGGTGGCCATCGTGCTGGCCAATTATCCGAACCGCGACGGGCGGCTCGGCAATGGCGTCGGGCTCGATACGCCGGCCGGCACGGTTGAGGTTCTGAAGGCAATGGCGGCGGCGGGGTATCCGGTCAAGGATGTGCCGGCCGATGGCGATGCGCTCATGGATTTCCTGATGCGCGGGCCGACCAATGCCGGCAATGACGGGCGGGAGATCCGCGAGACGCTTTCTCTGAGTCGCTACAAGGCCTTCTTCGCGAAACTTCCCAAAGCGATTCAAGAGGCGGTGACGGCGAAATGGGGTGCGCCGGAGCGCGATCCCTATGTGGTCGGCGATGTCTTTGCGCTGCCCCTGTCCCAGCTCGGTGACTTGGCGATCGGCATCCAGCCGGCGCGCGGCTACAATATCGATCCCAAGGAGACCTATCACTCGCCGGACCTCGTGCCGCCGCATGGCTATTTCGCCTTCTATGCCTGGATGCGCGAGGCGTTCCAAGCGGATGCCGTGGTCCATATGGGCAAGCACGGCAATCTCGAATGGCTACCGGGCAAGGCGCTGGCGCTGTCGGATACCTGCTATCCGGAAGCCGTGTTTGGGCCGCTGCCCCAGCTTTATCCCTTCATCGTCAACGATCCGGGCGAGGGTACGCAGGCCAAGAGGCGGACTTCCGCCGTGATCATCGACCATCTGACGCCGCCGCTGACGCGAGCTGAAAGCTACGGACCGCTCAAGGATCTGGAAGCCCTGGTGGACGAATATTATCAGGCGGCGGGCGGCGATCCGCGCAGGCTGACGGTGCTCAGGAAGAAAATCCTAGATCTCGTTGCCGATCTCGGGCTCGATCACGATGCGGGGATTGCCAAGGCAGACGATGCGGATGCAGCGCTCACCAAGCTCGATGCCTGGCTCTGCGATCTGAAGGAAATGCAGATCCGTGATGGCCTGCATATCTTCGGCGTGGCGCCAGAGGGGCGGTTGCTGACCGATCTTTGCGTCGCGCTGGCGCGTGTTCCGCGTGGGCTGGGCGCGGGCGGCAATGCCAGCTTGCAGCGGGCGATTGCAGCGGATGCCCTTTCACTCTCCCCCCTTGAGGGGGAGATGTCGGCAAAGCCGACAGAGCGGGGTATCCTACTGCAGAACGGCGCTGCACCCCCCTCTGTCCCTGACGGGACATCTCCCCCTCAAGGGGGGAGAGTGGCCGCAGGCGTTTTCGATCCACTTGATTGCGCCATGGCGGACCTCTGGACCGGCCCGCAGCCCGCCATCCTCGCGGATCTTTCATCCGATCCGTGGCGCACCAACGGTGACACCGTCGAGCGCATCGAGCTTCTCGCCGCACAGTTCGTGTCCGGCGAGGCCGCTTGCCCCGAGCACTGGTCCGCCACGCGCACGGTTCTCAACGAGATCCAAACCCGTCTCAAGCCCTCCGTCATCGCCTGCGGTCCTGCTGAAATCAAAGGCCTGCTGACTGGGCTTGACGGTCGCTTTGTCGCTCCCGGCCCCTCCGGCGCGCCGACACGTGGGCGGCCGGATGTGCTGGCGACAGGGCGGAATTTCTATTCGGTCGATAGCCGGGCGGTGCCGACGCAGACGGCCTGGGAACTCGGCCGCAAGTCAGCGGAACTGCTGATTACGCGCTATGTGCAGGATCATGGCGACTGGCCGAAGAGTTTCGCGCTGACTGCCTGGGGAACGTCGAACATGCGCACTGGCGGTGACGACATTGCTCAAGCGCTTGCGTTGATCGGCGTCAAGCCTGTCTGGGATGCGGCGTCGCTGCGGGTGACGGGATACGAAATCATCCCGATCGCGCAACTTGGACGGCCCCGTGTCGACGTGACCTTGCGCATTTCCGGCTTCTTCCGCGACGCGTTTCCGGAGCAGATTGCGCTGTTCGACAAGGCGGTACGGGCCGTTGGCGCGCTGGATGAGGATGAGACCGACAATCCGATCGCGGCGCGGATGCGCGGCGAGGTGGCCGCGCTCGCGGCTGCCGGTCTGAGCGAAGCCGAGGCCGCGCGCAAGGCGGGTTTCCGCGTATTCGGCTCCAAGCCCGGCGCCTATGGTGCGGGACTGCAGGCGCTGATCGACGAGAAGGGCTGGGACCGGCGCGGCGATCTGGCGGAAAGCTATCTCGTCTGGGGCTCCTATGCCTATGGCGCTGGCGAGGAGGGGGCGGCTGAGCGTGCGCTGTTCGAGACCCGGCTTTCGAGCGTGGAAGCGGTTATCCAGAACCAGGACAATCGCGAGCACGACCTTCTCGATTCGGATGACTACTACCAGTTCGAGGGCGGCATGTCGGCGGCGGTGGAGCATCTGAAGGGCAGCCAGCCGGCGATCTATCACAACGACCATTCGCGGCCGGAAAAGCCGGTGATCCGCTCGCTGGAGGAAGAGATTTCACGCGTCGTGCGCGGCCGCGTCGTCAATCCGAAATGGATCGCCGGCGTCATGCGCCACGGCTACAAGGGCGCCTTCGAAATCACCGCGACCGTTGACTACATGTTCGCCTTTTCCGCGACGACGGGCGCGGTGAAGAGCCATCATTTCGAGGCTGCTTATCAGGCATTTATCGCGGACGAAGCCGTGCGCGACTTCATGGCCGAGAAGAATGCGCCGGCGCTTAAGGAGCTGGCGGAGCGGTTCATCGAGGCGCTGGATCGCGGGCTCTGGGAGGCGCGGTCGAATTCAGCGCGGTTCGAGCTGGAGCGGCTGATAGGCGATGTGTGA
- a CDS encoding Predicted nucleic acid-binding protein, contains PIN domain — MRVIDSSVWIEILADGSSTDRLLAEVPAPQEIVMPSIIELELAKWICREADTATLRKFLAFSSQCIPAPLDTNRALTAAEVHRDLKLATADAIVYAAALEFDAELVTCDRHFESLPRVIYIPNK; from the coding sequence ATGCGTGTCATCGATTCTTCCGTCTGGATCGAAATCCTGGCCGATGGGTCGTCAACCGATCGTCTACTGGCAGAAGTCCCCGCACCACAAGAAATCGTCATGCCCTCCATTATCGAGCTTGAGCTCGCGAAATGGATCTGTCGGGAAGCCGACACAGCAACGCTGCGCAAGTTCCTTGCCTTCTCAAGCCAGTGCATTCCAGCCCCTCTTGATACCAATCGCGCGCTCACGGCCGCCGAGGTCCACCGAGATCTGAAACTCGCGACTGCCGATGCCATCGTCTATGCCGCAGCGCTTGAATTCGACGCCGAACTCGTCACCTGCGACCGACACTTCGAGAGCTTGCCGCGTGTGATCTACATCCCGAACAAATAG
- a CDS encoding looped-hinge helix DNA binding domain-containing protein, AbrB family, with product MSDTATLSSKFQISVPKAVREKEDWQPGQKFAFVPSDGGYVLVPVPSAADLRGLARHANTGNVRDRNDRV from the coding sequence ATGAGCGATACGGCTACTCTCTCGTCCAAGTTCCAGATTTCGGTGCCAAAGGCCGTGCGGGAAAAGGAAGATTGGCAGCCGGGTCAGAAATTCGCCTTCGTGCCGAGCGATGGCGGCTATGTCCTCGTGCCGGTTCCCTCTGCCGCCGATCTTCGTGGCCTTGCCCGTCACGCGAACACCGGAAATGTCCGCGACCGGAATGACCGTGTCTGA
- a CDS encoding cob(I)alamin adenosyltransferase gives MTEAEETPPKDDARHAEKMAKKKAARDKIMATKTDEKGLIVVHTGKGKGKSTAAFGMIFRHIAHGMPSAVVQFIKGGMSTGERDLILARFSDLCEFHTMGEGFTWETQDRARDVAAAQAAWAKAKELIASGEKSMVLLDEINIAIRYDYIDINEVVEFLKSEKPHMTHVVLTGRNAREELIEIADLVTEMELVKHPFRSGIKAQKGVEF, from the coding sequence ATGACCGAAGCCGAAGAAACCCCGCCAAAGGACGACGCGCGTCACGCTGAGAAGATGGCCAAGAAGAAGGCCGCGCGCGACAAGATCATGGCGACGAAGACGGACGAGAAGGGACTGATCGTTGTCCATACCGGCAAGGGCAAGGGGAAGTCGACGGCCGCCTTCGGCATGATCTTCCGGCATATCGCGCATGGCATGCCCTCGGCGGTCGTGCAGTTCATCAAGGGTGGCATGTCGACGGGTGAGCGCGACCTGATTCTCGCCCGTTTTTCCGATCTCTGCGAGTTCCACACGATGGGCGAAGGCTTTACCTGGGAAACGCAGGACCGCGCCCGTGACGTTGCCGCCGCGCAGGCCGCCTGGGCCAAGGCGAAGGAGCTGATTGCATCGGGCGAGAAGTCCATGGTTCTGCTCGACGAGATCAATATCGCGATCCGCTATGACTATATCGACATCAACGAGGTGGTTGAGTTCCTGAAGAGCGAAAAGCCGCATATGACCCATGTGGTGCTGACTGGGCGCAATGCGCGCGAGGAACTCATCGAGATTGCGGATCTGGTGACGGAAATGGAGCTGGTCAAGCATCCGTTCCGCTCGGGGATCAAGGCGCAGAAGGGGGTGGAGTTCTGA
- a CDS encoding transporter family protein encodes MALGWQGWALLSAGFAALTAIFAKIGVEGVNSDFATLIRTCVVIVVLTAIVGATGQFQPLREISARTWLFLALSGLGTGASWLCYFRALKLGDAARVAPVDKLSIVLVAVFGVVFLSEKLSLLHWLAIAMMTAGAVMLAVL; translated from the coding sequence ATGGCGCTCGGTTGGCAGGGCTGGGCGCTTCTGTCCGCCGGCTTTGCTGCGCTGACGGCCATCTTTGCCAAGATCGGCGTCGAGGGCGTGAACTCCGATTTTGCGACTTTGATCCGCACCTGCGTGGTGATCGTCGTCTTGACTGCCATTGTCGGGGCCACCGGGCAGTTCCAGCCGCTGCGGGAGATCTCTGCGAGAACCTGGCTTTTTCTTGCGCTGTCCGGCCTCGGAACGGGCGCTTCCTGGCTCTGCTATTTTCGCGCGCTGAAGTTGGGCGATGCAGCCCGTGTCGCACCCGTCGACAAGCTGTCGATCGTGCTGGTTGCCGTTTTCGGCGTCGTGTTCTTGAGCGAAAAGCTCAGCCTGCTGCACTGGCTGGCGATTGCCATGATGACGGCGGGCGCTGTCATGCTCGCGGTTCTTTGA